Proteins from one Epinephelus moara isolate mb chromosome 1, YSFRI_EMoa_1.0, whole genome shotgun sequence genomic window:
- the slc35c1 gene encoding GDP-fucose transporter 1 isoform X2, with the protein MALSGSDTMDQDGPGETFILRAVKIAAVVALYWFVSITMVFLNNYLLDNRELDAPLFVTFYQCVVTVGLCWLMQLLASLCPGVIDFPSVKFDLKTSREVLPLSVVFISMITFNNLCLKHVGVAFYTVGRSLSTVFNVLLSYVILKQTTSLQAILCCGIILGGFWLGVDQEGIAGSLSWTGVFFGVIASACVSLNAIYTKKVMPAVDGNIWKLSYYNNINASILFLPLILVFGECGRVVSFSRLTDLGFWGMMTLGGVFGFAIGYVTGLQIKFTSPLTHNVSGTAKACAQTVIAVVYNSSSKSLLWWTSNMMVLGGSSAYTWVKSVEMKKAPRRDLEDSAREKLLMGEKGNTGV; encoded by the exons ATGGCGCTGTCCGGCTCGGACACGATGGACCAGGACGGACCTGGAGAGACGTTCATACTGCGGGCTGTGAAGATAGCAGCAGTGGTCGCTCTGTACTGGTTCGTGTCCATAACTATGGTGTTCCTTAATAACTACCTGCTGGACAACCGAGAGCTGGACGCGCCGCTGTTCGTCACCTTCTACCAGTGTGTGGTGACGGTGGGGCTGTGCTGGCTCATGCAGCTGCTGGCCTCACTGTGCCCCGGAGTCATCGACTTCCCCTCGGTCAAATTCGACCTGAAGACGTCCCGGGAGGTCCTTCCTCTGTCCGTTGTCTTCATCAGCATGATCACCTTCAACAACCTGTGCCTGAAACATGTCGGGGTGGCTTTCTACACGGTGGGCCGCTCCCTCAGCACAGTTTTTAATGTGCTGCTGTCCTATGTCATCCTGAAACAGACCACATCACTCCAAGCCATACTGTGCTGTGGGATCATACTGG GTGGATTCTGGCTTGGTGTGGACCAGGAAGGCATCGCAGGCTCCCTCTCCTGGACAGGCGTCTTTTTTGGGGTGATAGCCAGCGCTTGTGTCTCTCTGAACGCCATCTACACCAAGAAGGTGATGCCAGCAGTGGACGGAAACATTTGGAAACTGTcctactacaacaacattaacgCCTCCATCCTCTTCCTCCCGCTCATCCTTGTGTTTGGAGAGTGTGGCCGTGTCGTCAGCTTCAGCCGCCTCACTGACCTTGGCTTCTGGGGCATGATGACACTCGGAGGAGTGTTTGGTTTCGCCATTGGCTATGTCACAGGCCTCCAGATCAAGTTTACAAGTCCACTCACGCACAATGTCTCAGGGACCGCAAAGGCCTGCGCTCAGACTGTTATTGCAGTGGTGTACAACAGCTCCAGTAAAAGCCTGCTGTGGTGGACCAGTAACATGATGGTTCTCGGTGGCTCGTCAGCCTACACATGGGTCAAAAGTGTAGAAATGAAGAAGGCTCCTCGCAGAGACCTTGAGGACTCAGCCAGGGAAAAACTGCTGATGGGGGAGAAAGGCAACACGGGAGTGTAA
- the slc35c1 gene encoding GDP-fucose transporter 1 isoform X1 yields the protein MNRTQLKRSSILRMALSGSDTMDQDGPGETFILRAVKIAAVVALYWFVSITMVFLNNYLLDNRELDAPLFVTFYQCVVTVGLCWLMQLLASLCPGVIDFPSVKFDLKTSREVLPLSVVFISMITFNNLCLKHVGVAFYTVGRSLSTVFNVLLSYVILKQTTSLQAILCCGIILGGFWLGVDQEGIAGSLSWTGVFFGVIASACVSLNAIYTKKVMPAVDGNIWKLSYYNNINASILFLPLILVFGECGRVVSFSRLTDLGFWGMMTLGGVFGFAIGYVTGLQIKFTSPLTHNVSGTAKACAQTVIAVVYNSSSKSLLWWTSNMMVLGGSSAYTWVKSVEMKKAPRRDLEDSAREKLLMGEKGNTGV from the exons ATGAACAGGACTCAGCTGAAGCGGTCCAGTATCTTAAGGATGGCGCTGTCCGGCTCGGACACGATGGACCAGGACGGACCTGGAGAGACGTTCATACTGCGGGCTGTGAAGATAGCAGCAGTGGTCGCTCTGTACTGGTTCGTGTCCATAACTATGGTGTTCCTTAATAACTACCTGCTGGACAACCGAGAGCTGGACGCGCCGCTGTTCGTCACCTTCTACCAGTGTGTGGTGACGGTGGGGCTGTGCTGGCTCATGCAGCTGCTGGCCTCACTGTGCCCCGGAGTCATCGACTTCCCCTCGGTCAAATTCGACCTGAAGACGTCCCGGGAGGTCCTTCCTCTGTCCGTTGTCTTCATCAGCATGATCACCTTCAACAACCTGTGCCTGAAACATGTCGGGGTGGCTTTCTACACGGTGGGCCGCTCCCTCAGCACAGTTTTTAATGTGCTGCTGTCCTATGTCATCCTGAAACAGACCACATCACTCCAAGCCATACTGTGCTGTGGGATCATACTGG GTGGATTCTGGCTTGGTGTGGACCAGGAAGGCATCGCAGGCTCCCTCTCCTGGACAGGCGTCTTTTTTGGGGTGATAGCCAGCGCTTGTGTCTCTCTGAACGCCATCTACACCAAGAAGGTGATGCCAGCAGTGGACGGAAACATTTGGAAACTGTcctactacaacaacattaacgCCTCCATCCTCTTCCTCCCGCTCATCCTTGTGTTTGGAGAGTGTGGCCGTGTCGTCAGCTTCAGCCGCCTCACTGACCTTGGCTTCTGGGGCATGATGACACTCGGAGGAGTGTTTGGTTTCGCCATTGGCTATGTCACAGGCCTCCAGATCAAGTTTACAAGTCCACTCACGCACAATGTCTCAGGGACCGCAAAGGCCTGCGCTCAGACTGTTATTGCAGTGGTGTACAACAGCTCCAGTAAAAGCCTGCTGTGGTGGACCAGTAACATGATGGTTCTCGGTGGCTCGTCAGCCTACACATGGGTCAAAAGTGTAGAAATGAAGAAGGCTCCTCGCAGAGACCTTGAGGACTCAGCCAGGGAAAAACTGCTGATGGGGGAGAAAGGCAACACGGGAGTGTAA